ttttatacaaggTAAAAATTTTAGAAGTGGAGATTATGTTACAATtctaaaaaacaataatagtataacatttattttctaatgGAAATAATTACAAaccatttatttttcaaaaaagtaataattacatAATGTAATtcttattaatcaaaataatatatctatgTTTTTAATGTGAATGGTGACTGACTGCAAACTTGATGAATGTTTAATAACCAATTATAGTAGAATAATTATCTAtatccaataataataataataataataataataataataataattataattcaaattttatcagaaattaaaataaaatcaggattttgtaatttataacattaaaagttaaatttaggTTTGACagttttcttttacttatatgatgaatttatttattttttaattttgttcaacttttttaaatttgatccattttttaaaaacaggtctttgtaatttttttaaaaatttatggtAGCTAGGTTACTGAGTAATAAGTGaccttaaaaaataattgcaGAAATTAAGGTTAACTTGTGTATGAGAATAGagaaataattgttataatCACATGTCATTATTGGAAATGGTTATCATTAATAGTGGACAAATTAAGAAATCATCACAACTAAAAAGTAAAGAGCAGTTAGACCTGAAATTTACTATCACacttaaatttgaattttagtaaaacataaatatatttattagcaAGAAAGAATTTAcacatataagaaaaaaataaattgatatagtAGTGTAACATATAACTATAAGAAATATAAGCTGTGAGAAAAAATAGGAATGACTATATTAtaagttttgttttaaagaaaaattaagtcATGATTgatcaaataatttatacatacaTGTGATCCTTATCAAGAATGTGTTTGTTTATCATAATAAGTTCTCtactaaaattaagaaaattaaaaaataccaTTCCAAACTTCTTTCTTATACTAGACGTTgtcaaataatttaatgtatgttagaaaaaaaacatttgtaTTGTTGcactttattgtttttattttttaaaaattttaaaatttattagagtcattattatatattttacaatttaaatatatatatatatatatattaaatatatgttaaattttcttctgtatttgtgatatattttggcaaaaataacttataaaacaGTAGGTAAGTGGTAAGTTAAGAATTATCTTTTTCGtttataatacaataaattcaTAAGTTATGAGTTTATAAGTTAACTTTTcaatttgaattgtttactaaaattaaatgataaactacatgttatatataaatgatataatCACATAAGTTTTATCATATAAAGgtaattcatatttaaaaaaaatataattacgcagttataatattttcatgtaactaatttgaatatatatatatatatatatatatatatatatatatatatatatatatatatatatatatatattaatttgaagaggatttaaatgagtttatttcataaataataattaaatttaatttgatttattaccagaaatttactcttttattttttaatttaaattattgttacattaaatttcttttttgatttttattgtgtataacttttacataatattatataatcaaatattaacgatttaatttataatagtaatactttttaatttgaaatctATGTGacataacaacaaaaaaattgaaaagtagtgtaataattatttatctctataaaaataaaataaataaataatattaccaacaataaaagaaattattgatattaaaaatactaaaatataatttctttattttgtttacacagtttatttttcttcaaagttATTCTGTGATTATAACTATTTGATTACatatagagagagaagaagaagaaagatgacTGAAAGCAATTGAAGATCCTAAGCTGTGATATGAGAGAGCCTTCATTACAAGTTGGGCACATTCAACTGAGATTCTCTTCCTACCATTTCCTTTGGTTTTGATTCTCtcagagagagagaaatggGAGTGCTTTCCAATATGATCGACCGTGAAAATCTGAAACTCGGTGATCACATTTACTCTTGGAGGCAAGCCTACATCTATGCGCACCACGGTCTCTTCGTAATTCcttattgttttcctttttattttttcatttctattttcaaatttataatctGTGTCACTGTATTTGCTTATACTTGAGATAGATTGAGACTTTTCATGTCTTTTCTTCTGAATTAAGTTTGCTTTGTGTTTTCGGTTGCTTGGTGTCGTCAACTTCGATCCCCGattcatatttcttttcttttgggttttttagggtttgttAGAATTgctcctttttgtttttattattatgtgttGCATTGAGAATCTCTAATGGATGCTGGGTGGGGTTTGGTTAGTTTACAATATGAATTGTAGATTCACAGTGTCTTGTGTTGGGTTGGCATTGATGATATATATTACAGTCTAGCTGCAGTTTTCTGCTGAATATAGAATCCAGCATGCTGAAGGGCTGGTGCCGCAGTTATTTTTGGCTTAAGCTTAGTTGCTTTACTATTCACAAATGATGTTcctgcataaaaaaaatgaccGTAAATTAAACCATGAGAGATATAAAGGGATAGCAGTGATGATTGTGTCTTGTACCTTTGAATATTTCTGAATTCTAGTGGGACAGAGTTGGTTCTTGCCTTCTATTTGTTGGTGATGAAGGGGGGTTGTACTGTAACTGTTGTAGTTTTGGTTTTTATTGAAGGCCAACTGCTCAAATTGCTGGCAATCTTTTTTGTTCAATTATTTATGGATGAGTATGATTTGGGAGCCTATGATTTTAACCCTTAGTTTTGATATCCGAATTTTGAACCATTCTGTTTACAGAAGCACATGAATGAGGTTGATATTGCTAAGGATGTTTTGTAGATTTGTTCTTATGAAATTATGCGTCAGTGATGGCACTTATCACTGTTCTGATTGGGAATACTAGCTGTGTctcaagattttaaaaaattatctcttATGAAATTATTCCTTGAATGTTTTAGTTTTCCCACTTTAATGTGGCTTACAATTGTTATTTGAACTAACATAATCACTGATATGTTTCATGGCTATGTTCTAACTGTCGTTGTACATTCAAAACTGAAAGCTATAActattagtttttttatgatCAATTGTACAATCCTTTGATGTACTTTGGTGAACTGTGTGACTCATTTATTTGTGCGGTCAATTGTGGGTGATCTTCAATCTTTGTAGTTTTATTGTGTTGTTCCCTAAATACAATGCAAATATGTAACTTCTACAACTGGACATACGCAATAAGTTAGAAATTGGACTTTATTTTGCGATTTATGTAAGATAACATTGAATCTGATGTTTGATTAATTTGGAAATAAACACTCAGCATGAGTTATGAAACTGCTGAGATTAAGGGATAAATTATATGTCAATGAGGACATATAATGTAGAGGTTGAATGCTTTGCTAGGCtgcttaatattttgtaaaaggaACGATAGGTGGGGTGAGAAGTTATAGGTTGTGTGTGCTCACTTGCTTTTTCATGTGTAAATGTGCTACTCTTTTTTGTGGGATAGTAAAAAATACTTGGGCTCTGTGTGTACAAAAGAGGACTTCAAGATAGAAAAGATATCATTCACAAGAGTTTTAGGATTAATAAGCATTAAGGTCAGATTAATGATGTCAATGCCGTTGATCCTGTTGTTTGGCTTaacctttttctattttttgaattttggatACTTCAACTTGAACTGAGCTAAGAACTTGAAATTTCTGTTATTTGTGTATTGTATTGAAATTTTCATCTTGGTTTTACCGATGGTTTTCATGCAAAATACCAGGAATATATGTTGGCTGTGGAATGGTGGTCCACTTTACCAGAGGAGCAGGTCAAGAAATTGGAACAGGGACTGTGTTGGACAATTTCCTTTTAAGTTCATCTCCCACTCATTCTATTGACACTCCATGCCCAAGATGTGCTAACCAAACTAGGACCGATGGTGTCTTATGTTCCTGTTTGGATTGTTTTCTTTCTGGTGGTAATCTATACATCTTTGAGTATGGGGTATCACCTGCATTTTTTCTAGCCAAAGCTCGAGGAGGTACCTGCACTCTTGCTCCATCTGATCCAGTTGAAGATGTCCTTCATCGGTCTTCATTTCTTCTCGACAATGGGTTTGGTGGCTACAATGTTTTCAAGAATAACTGCGAAGACTTTGCAATTTACTGCAAGACAGGCCTGCTTGTGTCCACAAACATCAGTGTTGGTCGCAGTGGGCAATTGGCATCTTACATATCTGCTGCTAGTACTGTAGTTTCCACACCGCTTCGTTTTATGACCACCAGTTTCAGTGGTTTGGCATTGGTTAGTGTTGGCATGTACTGTGCTGGAAGGTTGATGTCTGATATTGGAGTACGCCGTGATGTGCTGAAAGTTCCAGTGGAAAGGCTTATAGCTACACCTGGCCAGGATATATCACCTGGCCTGGATATATCAGAGAGGACAACTGAGATGGCCAAGGAAGATTAATGTTGTTGATGGTTACTGGTAGACATGTGAAGTTACATTCAACTCCCTCCAACATCTACTGTTTTTATTTCTGCAGTTTATATTTATGTGACATGTTCATAAACCAATCTATCATTTGGGTGCAAAAACTTTCTCGCTACCttgttaatatattatgaaacaCAGGATTTCCCCTATAGCTTGACTTCTGTTATCTAAATAACGTGACAATAGTCAGGTCTGTGCAATATTATTTTTGCTTACACTAACCACCTGATTCACAGTTGTCGACGAAGTGCAACTGAGCTCAGAGGCCTTCTTGGTTGTTAAAGTGCACGCACCTTATATCACGGGCAACATGAAAGATTGAAAGGTACTATGACTTTCACAGATCTAAGTTTCTTGTTTTCAGTGCATGGTTGTTAAGTTGTGTATATGGATGGAGTATACAGAAAAATATGATGCGACTAATTTTACGTTCATCTATCATTTTAATGGCGAAAAAATGTACGACAAATTTATATTCTATGGTGTGCTAATACGGGATATATTCCGACCATACAACTTCACTTTAGTACAAATTTTATTCCGGTATATTTTCTAAACCTGTTTTTGgatggttttaatttttaagtttcatagttttaaaaaactacaaaaaaataaaaatcttagtTCAGAgtagtttttagttttaaaatgagtttttttaatattgtagtttcaaaataatttaatagtgttgaaaaagaaaaaaacccaATAGTGTTGaacttaaaaaatttgaaatcagactgGACCATAAAATGGTAGCCCATAACAAattcgttatatatatatatatatatatatatatatatatatatatatatatatatatatatatttctatcattataaaatatgttttcatgaTAACAATTTTGATTACGACATCATATACACAAGTGACAGTCATGCAAAAGTAGAAAACATCaagattaaatattattagagttcaaattaaaaatctagatttctaatttttttttcttgatttaaaaatgtttgaaattgaGTAGAAAATCATTTCTGGTCCTTTTTTTGTCAAACTTATTTAGCTTCgaaattataattgaaaacGAAAAACTCAACCACCCGAAGAAACGGCCTAAAAGCATAGAATCTTTTATATTTCCAAACCAAGTGTTGTTTCGTCAAC
This window of the Vigna angularis cultivar LongXiaoDou No.4 chromosome 7, ASM1680809v1, whole genome shotgun sequence genome carries:
- the LOC108336326 gene encoding protein LEAD-SENSITIVE 1, coding for MGVLSNMIDRENLKLGDHIYSWRQAYIYAHHGIYVGCGMVVHFTRGAGQEIGTGTVLDNFLLSSSPTHSIDTPCPRCANQTRTDGVLCSCLDCFLSGGNLYIFEYGVSPAFFLAKARGGTCTLAPSDPVEDVLHRSSFLLDNGFGGYNVFKNNCEDFAIYCKTGLLVSTNISVGRSGQLASYISAASTVVSTPLRFMTTSFSGLALVSVGMYCAGRLMSDIGVRRDVLKVPVERLIATPGQDISPGLDISERTTEMAKED